The following are encoded together in the Acanthochromis polyacanthus isolate Apoly-LR-REF ecotype Palm Island chromosome 14, KAUST_Apoly_ChrSc, whole genome shotgun sequence genome:
- the LOC110948981 gene encoding FERM, ARHGEF and pleckstrin domain-containing protein 1 isoform X1 — protein sequence MAQPDPEPMSSGAGQRLGAPETLGISTLDPGHRPPAMPPGRHVTIRVRMLDDTEELFDISQKASGKMLFDLVCSHMNLIEGDYFGLEFQNHQKMMVWLDHIKPIIKQLRRPKHTTLRFTVKFFPPDHAQLLEELTRYLFALQIKQDLSCGRLTCNDSSAALMVSHIIQSEIGDFEESQCRSHLLNNNYIPDQMPLIDKIMEFHSKNIGLTPAESDYQLLEVARRLEMYGIRLHPAKDREGTRLSLAVAHTGVLVFQGHTRINAFNWSKVRKLSFKRKRFLIKLRPDLNSSYQDTLEFLMASRDCCKIFWKICVEYHAFFRLFEEPKPKPKPVLFTRGSSFRFSGRTQKQVIDYVRESEFKKIPFERKHSRVQYSSRVQHNSRLSPLPSPRHHEVPTESGVPGDRVDSPARRHWKESVLVSAEDPSVSQITRASPSHQRNGHDDRAGSVSRTEERRGSTRQAHPEHLNTGVISNSPHLSASSGHSHAMVNGQKSLDLCSHSPDGRQPSPLTSPLLNDACSVRTDDEDEVRRKRFPTDRAYFIAKELLTTERTYLKDLEVVTVSFQSAVGQDEVTPDSLKNTILSTFEPLHKFHTGFLREVEQRLALWEGRSNAHIKGDYQRIGDVMLKNLQGLKPLTTNLNKQSEVLLELEKACKASRKLEGLCRDFELQKVCYIPLNVFILRPLHRLIHYKQILERLCKHYPATHVDFRDCRAALADVSEVVEQLQGSLIKMENFQKLLELKKDLMGVDNLVAPGREFIRLGCLSKLSGKGLQQRMFFLFNDVILYTSRGMTPTNQFKVHGQLPLHGMTIRESEDEWGVPHAFTLVGQRQSVVVAASSLTEMEKWMEDIKMAIEMAKTSNGPSSDLLTTNLTDNKCLEDSSVEAESEDDMTAPHTSLERPAPHRGNTMVHVCWHRNTSVSMVDFSIAVENQLSGNLLRKFKNSNGWQKLWVVFTNFSLFFYKSHQDDYPLASLPLLGYSVTIPSESENIHKDYVFKLHFKSHVYYFRSESEYTFERWMEVIRSATVPSSRARVLNSKEPHPH from the exons CAAAAAGCTTCAGGCAAGATGCTGTTTGACCTGGTGTGCTCCCACATGAATCTCATCGAGGGCGACTACTTTGGTCTGGAATTTCAGAATCATCAAAAGATGATG GTTTGGTTGGACCATATTAAACCCATTATCAAGCAACTCAGGC GACCGAAACACACAACCCTGAGGTTTACTGTGAAGTTTTTTCCTCCGGACCATGCCCAGCTGCTGGAAGAGCTGACAAG GTACCTGTTTGCCCTCCAGATCAAACAGGATCTTTCCTGCGGACGTCTGACCTGCAACGACAGCAGCGCGGCGCTGATGGTCTCCCACATTATCCAGT CTGAGATTGGGGACTTTGAGGAGAGCCAGTGCCGGTCACACCTCCTCAACAACAACTACATCCCAGATCAAATGCCGCTGATTGACAAGATCATGGAGTTTCACTCAAAGAATAT AGGTCTAACACCAGCAGAATCAGACTATCAGTTACTAGAAGTGGCGCGCAGGTTGGAGATGTACGGGATTCGGCTGCACCCTGCCAAGGACCGTGAGGGCACGAGGTTAAGCCTGGCTGTGGCGCACACAGGTGTCCTAGTCTTCCAG GGACACACGAGGATTAACGCCTTCAACTGGTCTAAAGTCCGTAAACTGAGCTTCAAGAGAAAACGTTTCCTCATCAAACTGAGGCCAGATCTAAAT AGTTCATATCAGGACACTCTGGAGTTTCTGATGGCCAGCAGGGACTGCTGTAAGATCTTCTGGAAGATCTGTGTTGAATATCACGCCTTCTTCCGCCTCTTTGAGGAACCCAAACCCAAGCCCAAGCCTGTGCTCTTCACGCGAGGCTCCTCCTTCAGATTCAG CGGTCGCACACAGAAGCAGGTGATTGATTATGTGAGAGAGTCCGAGTTTAAAAAGATCCCATTTGAAAG GAAACACAGCCGGGTCCAATACAGCAGTCGGGTCCAACACAACAGTCGCCTGTCGCCATTGCCTTCTCCACGCCACCATGAAGTGCCAACAGAA AGTGGTGTTCCCGGGGACAGAGTCGACTCTCCCGCTCGGCGTCACTGGAAGGAGTCGGTGCTGGTTAGTGCAGAAGACCCGTCAGTTTCGCAGATAACGAGGGCGAGTCCTTCCCACCAGAGAAACGGCCACGATGACAGAGCGGGGTCTGTGTCCAGGACGGAAGAGAGAAGAGGCTCAACGCGACAGGCCCACCCAGAACATCTGAATACAG GTGTGATTTCTAACAGTCCTCACCTGTCCGCCTCCTCTGGACACTCCCATGCGATGGTCAACGGTCAGAAGTCGCTGGATCTGTGCAGCCACAGTCCGGACGGCCGACAGCCTTCCCCCCTCACCAGCCCGCTGCTCAACGACGCCTGCAGCGTTCGcactgatgatgaagatgaagttAGGAGGAAG AGGTTTCCAACAGATCGAGCCTACTTCATCGCCAAGGAGCTGCTGACCACAGAGAGGACGTATCTGAAGGACCTGGAGGTGGTGACTGTG TCTTTCCAGAGTGCTGTGGGACAAGATGAGGTGACTCCAGACTCCTTGAAAAACACCATCCTCTCCACCTTCGAGCCTCTGCACAAGTTCCACACGGGTTTTCTCAGGGAGGTGGAGCAGAGGCTGGCGCTGTG GGAAGGACGCTCCAATGCGCACATTAAAGGAGACTACCAACGCATTGGAGATGTCATGTTGAAGAACCTTCAAGGTTTGAAG CCGCTGACAACAAACCTGAACAAGCAGTCAGAAGTTCTGCTGGAGCTGGAGAAGGCGTGCAAAGCGTCCCGCAAGCTGGAGGGTCTCTGCAGGGACTTTGAGCTGCAAAAGGTCTGCTACATCCCCCTCAACGTCTTCATCCTGCGGCCTCTGCACCGCCTCATTCACTACAAGCAGATCCTGGAGCGTCTGTGCAAACACTATCCAGCTACTCACGTGGACTTCAGGGACTGCAGAG CTGCTCTGGCGGACGTGTCTGAGGTGGTGGAGCAGCTCCAGGGAAGCCTGATCAAGATGGAGAACTTCCAAAAGCTGCTGGAGCTTAAGAAGGATTTGATGGGCGTTGACAATCTTGTTGCTCCTGGTCGG gagttCATCAGGTTAGGCTGCCTCAGCAAACTGTCGGGAAAAGGCCTACAGCAACGAATGTTTTTCCTG TTTAATGACGTCATTTTGTACACAAGTCGAGGGATGACGCCGACCAATCAGTTCAAAGTGCACGGGCAGCTGCCACTCCACGGCATGACA ATCAGAGAGAGTGAGGATGAGTGGGGTGTTCCTCACGCCTTCACGCTGGTTGGACAACGACAGTCTGTGGTGGTGGCTGCAAG TTCATTAACAGAGATGGAGAAGTGGATGGAAGACATAAAGATGGCGATAGAAATGGCCAAAACCAGCAACGGGCCTTCATCTGACCTGCTGACCACCAACCTGACGGACAACA AATGCCTGGAGGACTCCTCGGTGGAGGCAGAGTCCGAGGACGACATGACAGCTCCGCACACCTCGCTGGAGAGGCCCGCCCCTCACCGTGGTAACACCATGGTGCACGTGTGCTGGCACAGGAACACCAGTGTGTCCATGGTGGACTTTAGCATAGCTGTGGAG aATCAGCTATCAGGAAACCTACTGAGGAAGTTCAAGAACAGCAACGGCTGGCAGAAGCTCTGGGTGGTCTTCACCAACTTCAGCCTGTTTTTCTACAAGTCTCACCAG GATGATTATCCACTGGCCAGCCTTCCACTGCTGGGTTACTCAGTCACCATCCCCTCCGAGTCCGAAAACATCCACAAGGACTACGTCTTCAAACTGCATTTCAAGTCCCACGTCTACTATTTCCGATCAGAAAGCGAATACACTTTTGAGAG GTGGATGGAGGTAATCCGCAGCGCTACAGTCCCCTCAAGTCGCGCTCGTGTCCTGAACAGCAAAGAGCCTCATCCCCACTGA
- the LOC110948981 gene encoding FERM, ARHGEF and pleckstrin domain-containing protein 1 isoform X2: MAQPDPEPMSSGAGQRLGAPETLGISTLDPGHRPPAMPPGRHVTIRVRMLDDTEELFDISQKASGKMLFDLVCSHMNLIEGDYFGLEFQNHQKMMVWLDHIKPIIKQLRRPKHTTLRFTVKFFPPDHAQLLEELTRYLFALQIKQDLSCGRLTCNDSSAALMVSHIIQSEIGDFEESQCRSHLLNNNYIPDQMPLIDKIMEFHSKNIGLTPAESDYQLLEVARRLEMYGIRLHPAKDREGTRLSLAVAHTGVLVFQGHTRINAFNWSKVRKLSFKRKRFLIKLRPDLNSSYQDTLEFLMASRDCCKIFWKICVEYHAFFRLFEEPKPKPKPVLFTRGSSFRFSGRTQKQVIDYVRESEFKKIPFERKHSRVQYSSRVQHNSRLSPLPSPRHHEVPTESGVPGDRVDSPARRHWKESVLVSAEDPSVSQITRASPSHQRNGHDDRAGSVSRTEERRGSTRQAHPEHLNTGVISNSPHLSASSGHSHAMVNGQKSLDLCSHSPDGRQPSPLTSPLLNDACSVRTDDEDEVRRKRFPTDRAYFIAKELLTTERTYLKDLEVVTVSFQSAVGQDEVTPDSLKNTILSTFEPLHKFHTGFLREVEQRLALWEGRSNAHIKGDYQRIGDVMLKNLQGLKPLTTNLNKQSEVLLELEKACKASRKLEGLCRDFELQKVCYIPLNVFILRPLHRLIHYKQILERLCKHYPATHVDFRDCRAALADVSEVVEQLQGSLIKMENFQKLLELKKDLMGVDNLVAPGREFIRLGCLSKLSGKGLQQRMFFLFNDVILYTSRGMTPTNQFKVHGQLPLHGMTIRESEDEWGVPHAFTLVGQRQSVVVAASSLTEMEKWMEDIKMAIEMAKTSNGPSSDLLTTNLTDNKEPSPVSENKGPPSGQGPVPLSVICWYRVQSLSFSESCRSLENQLSGNLLRKFKNSNGWQKLWVVFTNFSLFFYKSHQDDYPLASLPLLGYSVTIPSESENIHKDYVFKLHFKSHVYYFRSESEYTFERWMEVIRSATVPSSRARVLNSKEPHPH, from the exons CAAAAAGCTTCAGGCAAGATGCTGTTTGACCTGGTGTGCTCCCACATGAATCTCATCGAGGGCGACTACTTTGGTCTGGAATTTCAGAATCATCAAAAGATGATG GTTTGGTTGGACCATATTAAACCCATTATCAAGCAACTCAGGC GACCGAAACACACAACCCTGAGGTTTACTGTGAAGTTTTTTCCTCCGGACCATGCCCAGCTGCTGGAAGAGCTGACAAG GTACCTGTTTGCCCTCCAGATCAAACAGGATCTTTCCTGCGGACGTCTGACCTGCAACGACAGCAGCGCGGCGCTGATGGTCTCCCACATTATCCAGT CTGAGATTGGGGACTTTGAGGAGAGCCAGTGCCGGTCACACCTCCTCAACAACAACTACATCCCAGATCAAATGCCGCTGATTGACAAGATCATGGAGTTTCACTCAAAGAATAT AGGTCTAACACCAGCAGAATCAGACTATCAGTTACTAGAAGTGGCGCGCAGGTTGGAGATGTACGGGATTCGGCTGCACCCTGCCAAGGACCGTGAGGGCACGAGGTTAAGCCTGGCTGTGGCGCACACAGGTGTCCTAGTCTTCCAG GGACACACGAGGATTAACGCCTTCAACTGGTCTAAAGTCCGTAAACTGAGCTTCAAGAGAAAACGTTTCCTCATCAAACTGAGGCCAGATCTAAAT AGTTCATATCAGGACACTCTGGAGTTTCTGATGGCCAGCAGGGACTGCTGTAAGATCTTCTGGAAGATCTGTGTTGAATATCACGCCTTCTTCCGCCTCTTTGAGGAACCCAAACCCAAGCCCAAGCCTGTGCTCTTCACGCGAGGCTCCTCCTTCAGATTCAG CGGTCGCACACAGAAGCAGGTGATTGATTATGTGAGAGAGTCCGAGTTTAAAAAGATCCCATTTGAAAG GAAACACAGCCGGGTCCAATACAGCAGTCGGGTCCAACACAACAGTCGCCTGTCGCCATTGCCTTCTCCACGCCACCATGAAGTGCCAACAGAA AGTGGTGTTCCCGGGGACAGAGTCGACTCTCCCGCTCGGCGTCACTGGAAGGAGTCGGTGCTGGTTAGTGCAGAAGACCCGTCAGTTTCGCAGATAACGAGGGCGAGTCCTTCCCACCAGAGAAACGGCCACGATGACAGAGCGGGGTCTGTGTCCAGGACGGAAGAGAGAAGAGGCTCAACGCGACAGGCCCACCCAGAACATCTGAATACAG GTGTGATTTCTAACAGTCCTCACCTGTCCGCCTCCTCTGGACACTCCCATGCGATGGTCAACGGTCAGAAGTCGCTGGATCTGTGCAGCCACAGTCCGGACGGCCGACAGCCTTCCCCCCTCACCAGCCCGCTGCTCAACGACGCCTGCAGCGTTCGcactgatgatgaagatgaagttAGGAGGAAG AGGTTTCCAACAGATCGAGCCTACTTCATCGCCAAGGAGCTGCTGACCACAGAGAGGACGTATCTGAAGGACCTGGAGGTGGTGACTGTG TCTTTCCAGAGTGCTGTGGGACAAGATGAGGTGACTCCAGACTCCTTGAAAAACACCATCCTCTCCACCTTCGAGCCTCTGCACAAGTTCCACACGGGTTTTCTCAGGGAGGTGGAGCAGAGGCTGGCGCTGTG GGAAGGACGCTCCAATGCGCACATTAAAGGAGACTACCAACGCATTGGAGATGTCATGTTGAAGAACCTTCAAGGTTTGAAG CCGCTGACAACAAACCTGAACAAGCAGTCAGAAGTTCTGCTGGAGCTGGAGAAGGCGTGCAAAGCGTCCCGCAAGCTGGAGGGTCTCTGCAGGGACTTTGAGCTGCAAAAGGTCTGCTACATCCCCCTCAACGTCTTCATCCTGCGGCCTCTGCACCGCCTCATTCACTACAAGCAGATCCTGGAGCGTCTGTGCAAACACTATCCAGCTACTCACGTGGACTTCAGGGACTGCAGAG CTGCTCTGGCGGACGTGTCTGAGGTGGTGGAGCAGCTCCAGGGAAGCCTGATCAAGATGGAGAACTTCCAAAAGCTGCTGGAGCTTAAGAAGGATTTGATGGGCGTTGACAATCTTGTTGCTCCTGGTCGG gagttCATCAGGTTAGGCTGCCTCAGCAAACTGTCGGGAAAAGGCCTACAGCAACGAATGTTTTTCCTG TTTAATGACGTCATTTTGTACACAAGTCGAGGGATGACGCCGACCAATCAGTTCAAAGTGCACGGGCAGCTGCCACTCCACGGCATGACA ATCAGAGAGAGTGAGGATGAGTGGGGTGTTCCTCACGCCTTCACGCTGGTTGGACAACGACAGTCTGTGGTGGTGGCTGCAAG TTCATTAACAGAGATGGAGAAGTGGATGGAAGACATAAAGATGGCGATAGAAATGGCCAAAACCAGCAACGGGCCTTCATCTGACCTGCTGACCACCAACCTGACGGACAACA AGGAGCCTAGTCCAGTCAGTGAGAATAAGGGGCCCCCGAGTGGCCAGGGACCAGTGCCTCTGTCTGTTATCTGCTGGTACCGTGTTCAGAGCCTCTCCTTTAGTGAATCCTGCAGGAGTCTAGAG aATCAGCTATCAGGAAACCTACTGAGGAAGTTCAAGAACAGCAACGGCTGGCAGAAGCTCTGGGTGGTCTTCACCAACTTCAGCCTGTTTTTCTACAAGTCTCACCAG GATGATTATCCACTGGCCAGCCTTCCACTGCTGGGTTACTCAGTCACCATCCCCTCCGAGTCCGAAAACATCCACAAGGACTACGTCTTCAAACTGCATTTCAAGTCCCACGTCTACTATTTCCGATCAGAAAGCGAATACACTTTTGAGAG GTGGATGGAGGTAATCCGCAGCGCTACAGTCCCCTCAAGTCGCGCTCGTGTCCTGAACAGCAAAGAGCCTCATCCCCACTGA
- the LOC110948981 gene encoding FERM, ARHGEF and pleckstrin domain-containing protein 1 isoform X3, translating to MAQPDPEPMSSGAGQRLGAPETLGISTLDPGHRPPAMPPGRHVTIRVRMLDDTEELFDISQKASGKMLFDLVCSHMNLIEGDYFGLEFQNHQKMMVWLDHIKPIIKQLRRPKHTTLRFTVKFFPPDHAQLLEELTRYLFALQIKQDLSCGRLTCNDSSAALMVSHIIQSEIGDFEESQCRSHLLNNNYIPDQMPLIDKIMEFHSKNIGLTPAESDYQLLEVARRLEMYGIRLHPAKDREGTRLSLAVAHTGVLVFQGHTRINAFNWSKVRKLSFKRKRFLIKLRPDLNSSYQDTLEFLMASRDCCKIFWKICVEYHAFFRLFEEPKPKPKPVLFTRGSSFRFSGRTQKQVIDYVRESEFKKIPFERKHSRVQYSSRVQHNSRLSPLPSPRHHEVPTESGVPGDRVDSPARRHWKESVLVSAEDPSVSQITRASPSHQRNGHDDRAGSVSRTEERRGSTRQAHPEHLNTGVISNSPHLSASSGHSHAMVNGQKSLDLCSHSPDGRQPSPLTSPLLNDACSVRTDDEDEVRRKRFPTDRAYFIAKELLTTERTYLKDLEVVTVSFQSAVGQDEVTPDSLKNTILSTFEPLHKFHTGFLREVEQRLALWEGRSNAHIKGDYQRIGDVMLKNLQGLKPLTTNLNKQSEVLLELEKACKASRKLEGLCRDFELQKVCYIPLNVFILRPLHRLIHYKQILERLCKHYPATHVDFRDCRAALADVSEVVEQLQGSLIKMENFQKLLELKKDLMGVDNLVAPGREFIRLGCLSKLSGKGLQQRMFFLFNDVILYTSRGMTPTNQFKVHGQLPLHGMTIRESEDEWGVPHAFTLVGQRQSVVVAASSLTEMEKWMEDIKMAIEMAKTSNGPSSDLLTTNLTDNKCLEDSSVEAESEDDMTAPHTSLERPAPHRGNTMVHVCWHRNTSVSMVDFSIAVERSLVQSVRIRGPRVARDQCLCLLSAGTVFRASPLVNPAGV from the exons CAAAAAGCTTCAGGCAAGATGCTGTTTGACCTGGTGTGCTCCCACATGAATCTCATCGAGGGCGACTACTTTGGTCTGGAATTTCAGAATCATCAAAAGATGATG GTTTGGTTGGACCATATTAAACCCATTATCAAGCAACTCAGGC GACCGAAACACACAACCCTGAGGTTTACTGTGAAGTTTTTTCCTCCGGACCATGCCCAGCTGCTGGAAGAGCTGACAAG GTACCTGTTTGCCCTCCAGATCAAACAGGATCTTTCCTGCGGACGTCTGACCTGCAACGACAGCAGCGCGGCGCTGATGGTCTCCCACATTATCCAGT CTGAGATTGGGGACTTTGAGGAGAGCCAGTGCCGGTCACACCTCCTCAACAACAACTACATCCCAGATCAAATGCCGCTGATTGACAAGATCATGGAGTTTCACTCAAAGAATAT AGGTCTAACACCAGCAGAATCAGACTATCAGTTACTAGAAGTGGCGCGCAGGTTGGAGATGTACGGGATTCGGCTGCACCCTGCCAAGGACCGTGAGGGCACGAGGTTAAGCCTGGCTGTGGCGCACACAGGTGTCCTAGTCTTCCAG GGACACACGAGGATTAACGCCTTCAACTGGTCTAAAGTCCGTAAACTGAGCTTCAAGAGAAAACGTTTCCTCATCAAACTGAGGCCAGATCTAAAT AGTTCATATCAGGACACTCTGGAGTTTCTGATGGCCAGCAGGGACTGCTGTAAGATCTTCTGGAAGATCTGTGTTGAATATCACGCCTTCTTCCGCCTCTTTGAGGAACCCAAACCCAAGCCCAAGCCTGTGCTCTTCACGCGAGGCTCCTCCTTCAGATTCAG CGGTCGCACACAGAAGCAGGTGATTGATTATGTGAGAGAGTCCGAGTTTAAAAAGATCCCATTTGAAAG GAAACACAGCCGGGTCCAATACAGCAGTCGGGTCCAACACAACAGTCGCCTGTCGCCATTGCCTTCTCCACGCCACCATGAAGTGCCAACAGAA AGTGGTGTTCCCGGGGACAGAGTCGACTCTCCCGCTCGGCGTCACTGGAAGGAGTCGGTGCTGGTTAGTGCAGAAGACCCGTCAGTTTCGCAGATAACGAGGGCGAGTCCTTCCCACCAGAGAAACGGCCACGATGACAGAGCGGGGTCTGTGTCCAGGACGGAAGAGAGAAGAGGCTCAACGCGACAGGCCCACCCAGAACATCTGAATACAG GTGTGATTTCTAACAGTCCTCACCTGTCCGCCTCCTCTGGACACTCCCATGCGATGGTCAACGGTCAGAAGTCGCTGGATCTGTGCAGCCACAGTCCGGACGGCCGACAGCCTTCCCCCCTCACCAGCCCGCTGCTCAACGACGCCTGCAGCGTTCGcactgatgatgaagatgaagttAGGAGGAAG AGGTTTCCAACAGATCGAGCCTACTTCATCGCCAAGGAGCTGCTGACCACAGAGAGGACGTATCTGAAGGACCTGGAGGTGGTGACTGTG TCTTTCCAGAGTGCTGTGGGACAAGATGAGGTGACTCCAGACTCCTTGAAAAACACCATCCTCTCCACCTTCGAGCCTCTGCACAAGTTCCACACGGGTTTTCTCAGGGAGGTGGAGCAGAGGCTGGCGCTGTG GGAAGGACGCTCCAATGCGCACATTAAAGGAGACTACCAACGCATTGGAGATGTCATGTTGAAGAACCTTCAAGGTTTGAAG CCGCTGACAACAAACCTGAACAAGCAGTCAGAAGTTCTGCTGGAGCTGGAGAAGGCGTGCAAAGCGTCCCGCAAGCTGGAGGGTCTCTGCAGGGACTTTGAGCTGCAAAAGGTCTGCTACATCCCCCTCAACGTCTTCATCCTGCGGCCTCTGCACCGCCTCATTCACTACAAGCAGATCCTGGAGCGTCTGTGCAAACACTATCCAGCTACTCACGTGGACTTCAGGGACTGCAGAG CTGCTCTGGCGGACGTGTCTGAGGTGGTGGAGCAGCTCCAGGGAAGCCTGATCAAGATGGAGAACTTCCAAAAGCTGCTGGAGCTTAAGAAGGATTTGATGGGCGTTGACAATCTTGTTGCTCCTGGTCGG gagttCATCAGGTTAGGCTGCCTCAGCAAACTGTCGGGAAAAGGCCTACAGCAACGAATGTTTTTCCTG TTTAATGACGTCATTTTGTACACAAGTCGAGGGATGACGCCGACCAATCAGTTCAAAGTGCACGGGCAGCTGCCACTCCACGGCATGACA ATCAGAGAGAGTGAGGATGAGTGGGGTGTTCCTCACGCCTTCACGCTGGTTGGACAACGACAGTCTGTGGTGGTGGCTGCAAG TTCATTAACAGAGATGGAGAAGTGGATGGAAGACATAAAGATGGCGATAGAAATGGCCAAAACCAGCAACGGGCCTTCATCTGACCTGCTGACCACCAACCTGACGGACAACA AATGCCTGGAGGACTCCTCGGTGGAGGCAGAGTCCGAGGACGACATGACAGCTCCGCACACCTCGCTGGAGAGGCCCGCCCCTCACCGTGGTAACACCATGGTGCACGTGTGCTGGCACAGGAACACCAGTGTGTCCATGGTGGACTTTAGCATAGCTGTGGAG AGGAGCCTAGTCCAGTCAGTGAGAATAAGGGGCCCCCGAGTGGCCAGGGACCAGTGCCTCTGTCTGTTATCTGCTGGTACCGTGTTCAGAGCCTCTCCTTTAGTGAATCCTGCAGGAGTCTAG